One region of Esox lucius isolate fEsoLuc1 chromosome 17, fEsoLuc1.pri, whole genome shotgun sequence genomic DNA includes:
- the srsf6b gene encoding serine and arginine rich splicing factor 6b, giving the protein MPRVYVGRLSYHVREKDIQRFFSGYGKLLEIDLKNGYGFVEFEDTRDADDAVYELNGKDLCGERVIIEHARGPRRDRDAGYGGYGGRSSSGYSSRSRTGRDKYGPPVRTEYRLIVENLSSRCSWQDLKDFMRQAGEVTYADAHKERTNEGVIEFRSRSDMRRALDKLDGTDINGRKIRLVEDKPRRRRSYSGSRSRSRSRRRSRSRRSGSSGSRSRSRSRSHSRSKRRSRSRSDHKSRSRSGKKSRKSRSKSSSRTRKSRSKSPSASRKSRSRSASHKSRSLSRKSRSKSQSKVKSDRGTRSHSKEKSVSKKSRSRSPTPTENGNGEVAKSSSKSPSPREDRRDSKSPTKQSASRSKSRSRSRSRSASQD; this is encoded by the exons ATGCCGCGTGTTTACGTGGGTAGATTGAGTTACCATGTTCGTGAGAAAGACATCCAGAGATTTTTTAGCGGTTATGGGAAGCTGCTGGAGATTGACCTGAAGAATGG GTATGGCTTCGTGGAGTTTGAGGACACGCGTGACGCAGACGATGCCGTTTATGAACTGAACGGGAAAGACCTTTGTGGTGAACGAGTGATCATTGAGCACGCTCGTGGTCCACGAAGGGACCGTGATGCCGGATACGGTGGTTATGGTGGACGTA GCAGTAGTGGTTACAGTAGCCGAAGCCGGACCGGCCGCGACAAGTACGGTCCACCCGTACGCACGGAATACCGCCTCATCGTGGAGAACCTCTCCAGCCGCTGCAGTTGGCAGGACCTAAAG GACTTCATGCGCCAGGCCGGCGAGGTGACCTACGCCGACGCCCACAAGGAGCGGACCAACGAGGGTGTGATCGAGTTCCGGTCCCGTTCAGATATGAGGAGGGCCCTCGACAAGCTGGACGGCACCGACATCAACGGGCGGAAGATCCGCCTGGTGGAGGACAAGCCTCGCCGTCGGCGCTCCTACTCGGGCAGCCGCTCCAG GTCTCGTAGCCGGCGTCGCTCTCGCAGCCGGAGGAGCGGGAGTTCCGGCAGCCGCTCAAGGTCTCGCTCAAG GTCTCACTCTCGCAGCAAACGGCGCTCTCGCTCCAGGTCGGACCACAAGTCTCGTTCCAGATCCGGGAAGAAGTCCCGCAAGTCTCGTTCCAAGTCAAGCTCTCGCACCAGGAAGTCCCGTTCCAAGTCTCCTTCCGCTTCTCGCAAGTCTCGCAGCCGATCGGCGAGCCACAAATCCCGCTCTCTCTCCCGTAAGTCTCGTTCTAAGAGCCAGTCAAAAGTCAAGTCTGACCGGGGAACCAGAAGCCACTCCAAGGAGAAGTCTGTCAGCAAGAAATCCCGGAGTCgctcccccacccccacagagAATGGAAACGGAGAAGTGGCCAAGTCTTCCTCCAAGTCCCCCTCCCCGAGAGAAGACCGCCGGGATTCCAAATCACCCACCAAACAGTCAGCCTCTCGCTCAAAATCCCGCTCGCGTTCGAGGTCCAGGTCAGCTTCCCAAGATTAG
- the ift52 gene encoding intraflagellar transport protein 52 homolog — translation MEKEERNSVVFNASKRELFTANNGYKSLQKRLRAQWKIQSIKEELTLEKLNGVKLWITAGPREKFTAAELEVLKQYLDAGGDVLVMLGEGGEMKYDTNINFLLEEFGIMVNSDAVVRNVYYKYFHPKEALVSNGVSETEISRAAGKVVTGIIEDENAGNNAQALTFVYPYGATLSVMKPAVAVLSTGSVCFPLNRPVLAFYQVKEAGKLAVMGSCHMFSDQYLDKEENSKIMDVVFQWLMGDNIHLNQIDAEDPEITDYTMLPDTGCLSERLRVCLQEGEENPRDFTSLFDMSLLQLSTNTLPQVISSYKQLNVKHEPLQLITPQFETPLPQLEPAVFPPAFRDLPPPMLDLFDLDETFSSEKVRLAQLSNKCTDEDLEFYVRKCGDILGVTGKLDKDQRDAKHILEHIFFQVVEFKKLNQEQDVDTETRFSPF, via the exons atggagaaggaggagcgcaacagtgttgtttttaacGCCTCCAAGAGAGAACTTTTCACTGCCAACAATGGTTACAAGTCCCTGCAGAAGAGACTCAGAGCGCAATGGAAGATTCAGag CATAAAAGAAGAGCTCACCTTGGAGAAGTTgaatggtgtgaagttgtggaTTACTGCAGGTCCCAGGGAAAAATTCACTGCAGCTGAG TTGGAGGTCCTTAAGCAGTACCTGGATGCAGGAGGAGATGTCCTTGTGATGCtgggtgagggaggggagatGAAGTATGACACCAATATAAACTTCCTTCTTGAGGAGTTTGGTATAATGGTCAACAGTG ATGCTGTCGTGAGGAATGTTTACTACAAGTATTTCCATCCAAAAGAAGCACTTGTGTCCAATggtgtttctgaaacag AGATCAGTCGAGCTGCAGGCAAAGTGGTAACAGGGATCATCGAAGACGAAAATGCTGGAAACAATGCGCA GGCTCTCACGTTTGTATACCCGTACGGAGCTACACTGAGCGTGATGAAGCCTGCTGTAGCTGTGCTCTCCACGGGCTCCGTCTGCTTCCCCCTCAACCGGCCTGTCCTGGCCTTCTATCAGGTCAAG GAGGCAGGCAAACTGGCAGTGATGGGCTCCTGTCACATGTTCAGCGACCAGTACCTGGACAAAGAGGAGAACAGTAAAATAATG GATGTTGTCTTCCAGTGGCTTATGGGTGATAACATTCATCTGAACCAGATAGATGCAGAGGACCCAGAG ATAACGGATTACACCATGCTACCAGACACCGGCTGTCTGTCTGAGCGACTACGAGTGTGCTTgcaagagggagaggaaaaccCCAGAGACTTTACCTCCCTGTTTGACATGTCTCTACTCCAGCTGTCCACCAACACATTGCCCCAAGTCATTAG TTCCTACAAGCAGCTGAATGTCAAACATGAGCCTCTCCAGCTGATCACACCTCAGTTCGAGACCCCCCTTCCCCAGCTGGAGCCTGCT GTGTTCCCGCCTGCCTTCAGGGACCTTCCTCCACCTATGCTTGACCTCTTTGACCTGGATGAAACCTTCTCTTCAGAGAAAGTGCGTCTGGCACAACTTTCCAACAAAT GCACAGACGAAGACCTGGAGTTTTATGTGAGGAAGTGTGGGGACATCTTGGGGGTGACAGGAAAGTTGGACAAAGACCAAAGGGATGCCAAACACATCCTGGAGCACATCTTTTTCCAGGTTGTGGAGTTCAAGAAGCTCAATCAG GAGCAGGACGTCGACACAGAGACCAGATTTTCGCCATTCTGA
- the si:ch73-303b9.1 gene encoding uncharacterized protein si:ch73-303b9.1 has protein sequence MELTLADVSKSFCCPSPSELDCGFLEQSLSVSTLSLEGHSMSLLPTNGIVVDYWDSRAANLTSFQSPNAASPAETQNLNTMLSKEVTTPWLTVPVGSKSSTPTQPVLFQKPKLACPLEQTYLELSASQKPKTASLLDLSYVDLTASQVAWEVSLIKPETNSPKPILESSTLELTCSPKYQSAPLSLAEISLIWSGTPPYANNTEENHRSWNEATMGSSLSQTSSSAPAEQAKVSM, from the exons ATGGAGCTAACCCTAGCCG ATGTGTCCAAGAGCTTTTGTTGCCCATCTCCTTCAGAACTGGACTGTGGCTTTTTGGAGCAGAGTTTGTCTGTGTCAACTCTGTCACTGGAGGGACATTCCATGTCACTTCTGCCTACCAATGGAATTGTTGTTGACTACTGGGACTCCCGGGCCGCCAACCTGACCTCCTTTCAGTCTCCCAATGCTGCTTCACCTGCTGAGACCCAGAACCTGAACACCATGCTGTCTAAGGAGGTCACAACCCCGTGGCTCACCGTACCTGTAGGGAGTAAGTCCTCTACTCCCACTCAGCCAGTGCTCTTCCAGAAACCCAAACTAGCTTGCCCATTGGAGCAGACCTACCTTGAGCTGTCTGCCTCACAGAAACCCAAAACAGCCAGCTTGTTGGATCTGTCCTACGTTGATCTCACTGCCTCACAGGTTGCTTGGGAGGTCTCGCTAATCAAACCTGAGACCAACAGCCCCAAACCGATCCTTGAGTCAAGCACGTTAGAGTTGACCTGTAGTCCCAAATACCAGTCTGCACCACTGTCCCTGGCTGAGATCTCCCTGATCTGGTCAGGAACACCTCCATATGCCAACAACACTGAGGAGAACCACAGATCGTGGAACGAGGCCACTATGGGTTCGAGCCTGAGCCAGACCTCAAGTTCAGCTCCAGCTGAACAAGCCAAAGTTAGCATGTGA